One Paraburkholderia phytofirmans OLGA172 genomic window carries:
- a CDS encoding phage tail sheath family protein — MSISVSYPGVYIDEDTTPAISISTRPTAIPIIPVFGWGYSVVKFNNYLEFVQYVRGLGKELDSNGFWNVRAYFECGGGACYVTEHDSLIGSVPKYDDITLIVACGKTDITSSSVRDLCAPGTGRFAVLDGPSDEITDGTAAKDYDAISGAAVYYPGLSVNWTTNTIAASAVVAGLYCAVDRTRGVWKAPANVALPSNYKPIYKVSDDLQGQYNREKAINMIRTLDNRGPVVWGARTLEDSDDWRYVPVRRLFDSAERDIKTSMQAMVFEPNNQPTWERVRGAIANYLYSLWRSGALLGSTETEAYFVKIGEGITMTPEDVAQGRLIISVGMAAVRPAEFIVLNFTQSVGQG, encoded by the coding sequence ATGTCAATTTCTGTCAGTTATCCCGGTGTTTATATCGACGAAGACACTACCCCCGCAATTTCCATCAGTACAAGACCAACTGCTATTCCCATAATTCCCGTATTTGGTTGGGGCTATTCTGTAGTTAAATTCAATAATTATTTAGAGTTCGTTCAGTATGTTCGAGGCTTGGGGAAGGAGCTTGATTCCAATGGTTTTTGGAATGTGCGAGCATACTTCGAGTGTGGAGGCGGGGCCTGTTATGTAACGGAGCACGACTCACTGATCGGCTCTGTGCCGAAATATGACGATATCACCTTGATTGTCGCTTGCGGAAAAACCGATATTACGAGCAGTTCAGTACGGGACCTCTGCGCGCCGGGAACCGGGAGATTCGCTGTTCTTGATGGTCCATCGGACGAGATAACCGATGGCACAGCTGCGAAGGATTATGATGCCATATCGGGGGCGGCAGTTTATTACCCGGGCCTTTCGGTAAACTGGACGACTAACACCATTGCCGCCAGCGCGGTGGTGGCCGGATTATATTGTGCGGTGGATCGGACGCGCGGCGTATGGAAGGCGCCGGCAAATGTGGCCCTCCCGTCAAACTATAAGCCGATATATAAGGTGTCAGACGATTTGCAAGGGCAATATAATCGCGAGAAGGCAATCAATATGATTCGCACCCTTGATAATCGGGGTCCTGTGGTCTGGGGGGCACGTACTCTGGAAGACAGTGATGACTGGCGTTATGTTCCGGTGCGGCGCCTGTTCGATAGCGCTGAGCGGGATATAAAGACTTCCATGCAGGCAATGGTATTCGAGCCGAATAACCAGCCGACTTGGGAAAGGGTGCGTGGTGCCATCGCCAATTATCTTTACAGCCTCTGGCGAAGCGGAGCACTGCTAGGTTCGACTGAGACAGAGGCCTATTTCGTCAAAATTGGCGAGGGTATTACCATGACTCCCGAGGACGTGGCGCAGGGAAGGCTGATCATTAGCGTAGGCATGGCGGCAGTTCGTCCGGCAGAGTTTATCGTTTTGAATTTTACCCAAAGCGTAGGGCAGGGATAA
- a CDS encoding phage tail sheath family protein encodes MMGINQPDVTFSEQAIPGQSDQIESAVPLFIGYTQQGAKFSAVRINSFSDFERLFGGASTTAAILYYAVKHYFDNGGSGGFVLSLGDYSPLESITAAQLLSAFGDARISEAVAIESTITLVAMPDTVLLEGVGAASSDWAKAWFALLTICQVRQGVFGLFDPPDAAGSASACLASFMANHPANPEWGAAYWPHLVTTYGTDEQNPVVVPPSAALAAVIEYTDRESGVWKAPANAALAQVVKPSQSWLQSDGLFQPDGASLNLIRSFPGRGTRVWGCRTLTPNTSSPWLYVQTRRFIAFIEAELSRIGRQFVFETNNALTWIKYRGLAHLWLRQLWLDGGLQGSEEQEAFYIQIGLNETMTEEDVVNGKMIMKVGVAVGQPAEFIVISLAFDTRLSVMQASVSAAGESAG; translated from the coding sequence ATGATGGGGATAAATCAACCGGATGTCACTTTCAGTGAGCAGGCGATTCCGGGGCAATCGGATCAGATCGAAAGCGCTGTGCCGCTGTTTATTGGCTATACGCAACAAGGCGCTAAATTCTCCGCCGTTCGTATAAACAGCTTCTCTGACTTTGAGCGCTTGTTCGGCGGAGCCTCAACAACCGCAGCGATCCTTTACTATGCCGTGAAACACTATTTCGACAACGGTGGCAGCGGCGGTTTTGTGCTCTCGTTGGGCGACTATAGCCCGCTGGAAAGTATCACGGCCGCGCAACTGCTCAGCGCATTCGGCGATGCCAGAATTTCCGAAGCGGTCGCGATAGAAAGCACCATCACCTTGGTAGCGATGCCTGACACGGTTTTGCTGGAAGGTGTCGGTGCAGCCAGCAGCGATTGGGCCAAAGCATGGTTTGCATTGCTGACGATTTGCCAGGTGCGGCAGGGCGTTTTTGGTCTATTCGATCCGCCCGATGCAGCGGGTAGCGCCAGTGCATGCCTGGCCAGCTTCATGGCCAACCATCCTGCCAACCCGGAATGGGGCGCCGCGTACTGGCCGCATCTCGTGACCACCTATGGTACGGACGAGCAGAATCCTGTCGTGGTGCCACCTTCCGCAGCATTGGCAGCGGTGATCGAATATACCGATCGCGAGTCGGGTGTGTGGAAAGCGCCTGCTAACGCGGCGCTGGCTCAGGTGGTCAAGCCATCCCAATCATGGCTTCAGTCAGATGGCCTGTTTCAGCCTGACGGCGCCTCGCTCAATCTGATCCGCAGCTTTCCGGGGCGAGGCACGCGCGTATGGGGATGCCGCACGCTTACACCCAATACATCCTCACCGTGGCTCTATGTGCAAACCCGCCGTTTCATCGCGTTCATCGAGGCGGAACTCAGCCGGATTGGCCGTCAGTTCGTTTTCGAAACGAATAATGCCCTCACCTGGATCAAATATCGCGGCCTGGCGCATCTCTGGTTGCGCCAACTTTGGCTGGACGGCGGTTTGCAAGGCTCGGAGGAGCAAGAAGCTTTCTATATCCAGATCGGATTAAACGAGACCATGACCGAGGAAGATGTCGTGAACGGAAAAATGATCATGAAGGTGGGGGTGGCGGTCGGCCAACCGGCCGAGTTCATCGTTATCAGTCTGGCGTTCGATACCCGTTTGAGCGTGATGCAAGCTTCAGTTAGTGCCGCGGGGGAGAGCGCAGGATGA
- a CDS encoding phage tail sheath family protein: MPVTTSFPGVYIDEDASPSISVSKLATSVPVFIGYFSAAGGGSQKFNYNQCIRIASWLDFTTICSSATLISVSIKSTASPAPAAVNGKEASGSSGDTYTYTDSVSFQPNAAYDVQSYFQNGGGPCYILPLKYPAAQADYDAVPSIIDRENDITLLVPTTSLNNALQGVLSGMLTSDKRYFYIAGSSDGSPLSSAQPDQIAMYYPYLTTNYYPYSRSPDASITVSGYIDGNNKTGNEVTNLAQLKSVNPAEYNTVSAEIDQMVSADLSNTLLLAPGAAIAGVYCRTDATRGVWKAPANVALSGFVGASAMVTDDQQGAMNDAGINVIRNFSNRGLIVWGARTLAGTAKNSDTSWRYVPVRRLFNSAERDIKTTMQTMVFEPNNAPTWEKVRSAIENYLYSLWIQGALLGATPKEAYFVQIGLNVTMTADQIAQGQMIATVGMAAVRPAEFIILQFTQSMSS; encoded by the coding sequence ATGCCAGTTACAACCAGTTTCCCGGGTGTGTATATCGATGAAGATGCGTCGCCGTCAATCTCGGTCAGTAAATTAGCGACATCCGTGCCTGTGTTTATTGGATATTTCTCTGCTGCCGGCGGAGGGAGCCAAAAATTTAATTATAATCAATGTATTCGCATTGCGAGCTGGTTGGATTTCACGACAATTTGCTCGTCCGCAACCCTTATTTCAGTCTCGATTAAATCTACCGCTAGTCCTGCTCCAGCGGCCGTGAACGGTAAAGAGGCGAGCGGCAGCTCGGGCGATACCTATACCTATACCGATTCAGTCTCGTTCCAGCCGAACGCCGCGTACGATGTGCAAAGTTATTTTCAGAACGGCGGTGGGCCGTGTTATATCTTGCCTCTAAAATACCCCGCAGCCCAGGCTGATTATGACGCCGTGCCTTCTATAATCGATCGCGAAAATGACATAACCTTGCTGGTGCCGACTACGTCTCTTAATAATGCATTGCAGGGCGTTTTGAGTGGTATGTTGACGTCCGATAAGCGGTATTTCTATATCGCAGGTAGTTCCGATGGGTCGCCTCTCTCCTCTGCGCAGCCGGACCAGATCGCGATGTATTACCCTTACCTGACGACAAATTATTATCCATACTCCCGTTCACCGGATGCCTCCATTACTGTGTCCGGGTATATCGATGGAAATAATAAAACCGGCAATGAGGTGACGAATCTGGCTCAATTGAAGTCCGTCAATCCGGCCGAGTACAACACCGTAAGCGCAGAGATCGATCAAATGGTGTCGGCCGACCTTTCGAACACGCTGCTTCTTGCGCCAGGTGCTGCGATAGCGGGTGTTTATTGCCGCACTGATGCTACGCGTGGCGTATGGAAGGCGCCAGCCAACGTGGCGCTCAGCGGTTTCGTTGGGGCCAGTGCGATGGTTACCGACGATCAGCAGGGGGCGATGAACGATGCGGGTATTAACGTTATCCGCAACTTTAGTAACCGGGGACTGATTGTTTGGGGCGCACGAACCCTGGCGGGAACGGCAAAAAATAGCGACACCAGCTGGCGATACGTTCCGGTGCGACGACTGTTTAACAGCGCAGAGCGCGATATCAAGACGACCATGCAAACCATGGTGTTCGAGCCCAACAATGCGCCGACCTGGGAGAAGGTGCGTAGCGCTATAGAGAACTATCTGTATAGCCTATGGATACAAGGGGCATTGTTAGGGGCAACGCCGAAAGAAGCCTACTTCGTGCAAATCGGTTTGAACGTAACCATGACGGCGGATCAGATTGCACAGGGGCAGATGATCGCCACCGTGGGTATGGCTGCAGTTCGCCCCGCTGAATTTATCATCCTGCAATTTACGCAGAGCATGAGTTCGTAG
- a CDS encoding phage tail protein, whose amino-acid sequence MNSPAFFQPATSHRFSVTFWLDRMPVPSVVDSSFQRIAGLSREWNVSAYSEGGENLRNRYFAEKIQHGSLTLERGVMALTPLSIMVNAQLLTGKVMYLDAVITLFDVDTLPLCNWLITKALPVRWHTSNLDATSSRVLINTLELRYQEMIPMGVKL is encoded by the coding sequence ATGAACAGCCCAGCATTTTTCCAACCGGCGACATCTCATCGCTTCTCAGTGACATTCTGGCTCGACCGGATGCCGGTACCGAGTGTGGTCGACTCGAGTTTCCAGCGCATTGCAGGACTCAGCCGTGAGTGGAATGTCTCCGCCTACAGCGAAGGTGGTGAGAATCTACGCAATCGCTATTTCGCCGAAAAAATCCAGCACGGCTCGCTGACGCTGGAGCGTGGCGTCATGGCGCTGACTCCTTTGAGCATCATGGTCAATGCTCAGCTATTGACCGGTAAGGTCATGTATCTCGATGCGGTCATCACGCTGTTCGACGTCGATACATTGCCGCTTTGCAACTGGTTGATCACCAAGGCGTTGCCCGTCCGCTGGCATACCAGCAATCTTGATGCCACGAGCAGCCGGGTCCTGATCAATACGCTGGAACTGCGTTATCAGGAAATGATTCCGATGGGGGTGAAGCTGTGA
- a CDS encoding DUF5908 family protein yields the protein MTLEIRELVIQAKVVGSEENAAAPPPLSFAQERIQEERLVQAVTRRIIEQLRDEGWGVR from the coding sequence GTGACGCTTGAGATCAGGGAATTGGTTATCCAGGCCAAAGTCGTTGGGTCGGAGGAAAACGCCGCTGCGCCGCCGCCACTCAGTTTCGCGCAGGAGCGCATTCAGGAGGAGCGTCTCGTCCAGGCGGTCACCCGGCGCATAATCGAGCAGCTACGCGATGAAGGCTGGGGCGTAAGATGA